The genomic stretch GTGTCCCCCGCCTTGATGACCTTGCTTGTGCGGACCAGTCCGTCGGGACCGTCGGTGGTGATCTCGGCGTGCCAGTTTCCGGTGCCGAGGAACGTTGTCGGGTAGGAAATGGTGCGCGCGTTTCCGCGGTTGAACGCCCCGACGAACCACCGATGTCCGTTGCGACGGGCGATGACTGCACCGGTACGCGGATCGCCGGAGACGTACTTCGTCTCGTCCCAGACGGTCGGCAAGGTACGCAGCCATCGCTGTGCTTCGGGGCGGGCCTGGTAATCGGAGATCCGGCCGCCCGGCAGGATAAGGCCGCTCTCGAGCAGCACGCCGAGGGCGAGTTCCGCTCCGTCGCTGTTCGGGTTGGACTGCTGGAAGCTCATCGGCGAGTAGTCGACCGGTCCGAGCGGGCCACGAGTGAACGGGAGCGCCGCGATGTGCTCGATGGTGCGGTCTGCGCTGTACTCCTCGCCTCGCACCGCTTCGGAGGTCAGCACGTGCGGCCAGGTGCGGTGTACGCCCACCGGCAGACGGGAACCGTGCAGATCGACCACCAGCTTGTGCCTGGCGGCGTCGGCAAGAGCGTCGTCGTACCACTGGTGGCGGGACCGGGACTCCGAATCCATGAAGTCCATCTTGACGCCCGCCACACCCCATCCCGCGATCTTGTTGAACTCGGCCTCACGTTCGGCATCGGTCTCCAGATCGCTCCAGTGATACCAGAGCATGATGCGAACACCTCGCTCGCGCGCATAGGCCACCAGCTCCGGTATCCAGTCCACGCCCTTCCATCCGTCGTCGACCATGAGGTACGGCCAGCCCTGCGACGAGGCGTAGTCAACCCACTTCTTGAGCTTGGGCAGATCCCTCTGGGTGGGCCCACCGCCGTCCAGCCATGCCCACGCGGCGACGCCGGGCTTGATCCACGAGGTATCCGTGATCTTCGACTCCGGCGCCACGTCATCGGCCAGTGTCGACTCCACGACCGTCGAAGAGCTGCCGATGGCGGCTGTGCGCCAGGGCGTGGTGAACGCGCCGGACCGCACGACCTGTGGGTCGGCCAGTTGCACGCTGAACCGGCCGGTGCCCTTGGCGTGACTGAACCGGCCGCCCGAGTAGCCACCGTCCACACCGGATTCGGCGAGCAGCACGCGAGCGCCGTTGGTCTCCTGGGCGAACAGGTTCATCTCGTACTCGCCGGAGGGTGCGTCGGAAACCGCTGATGTCGCGTGAGTGCCCTCATGGAAGGTTTGGAAGGGCGCACGGGACAACTGGGCGTCCCCCGGGAGCTCAAAGGCCGTCGCCTCCCGCTCTACCGTCGCACCCGACGGCAGCTCGTAGCGCAGCGCCACCCCGTCCGGCGAGGTGCGCACATGCACCGTGATCCGGGCGGCTGCCTTGCCGAACACCAACCTCGTCTCGGTCGCGAGCCGCTTCCGGACGCGGGACTTGCCGACCGTGGTCTCGTAGGTGTACGACGCGGACGTGTCACTGCGGCTGATGAAGTCCAGGCCGGTGGTGTAATCGGCCTCTTTCGTCACCAGGCCGATCGGGGCGGGTATCAGGACCTGCCGGCAGTTCCACGTGGCTCCGAGCGTGGGGGCGCCGTTCCCGTCCAGGGCCACCGTGGCGCGTACGCCCTCGCAGCCGGACGAGGGGACACCGGGCTGAACGGAAGTCCAACTACCTGGTTGCGCCGCGGCCGTGGGTGCCGTGGCGACCGCACCCGAGACGGTGACGAGGGCCAGAGTGGTGGCCGCGGCTCTCAGGCCGGACCGTGGCATGTTCTTCATGAGGTCCCCGATCTCTAGGTTGACATGAGCCGCTGTCGCCGGTCGGCAGGTACGGGTTGCTCTGGGCGTCGAAGTCAAGGTCGCCACCCACGTGGCAGGCTCGCCCAGCTCTTATGCACCCCTGGCCAGGGGAACTTGAACGAAGGCCGGGTCGGCAGCGGTCTGGGCTTCTCCGCGGCCTGCTGGGCGCTGACTGCTGCGGACGAGATCCTCCGAGCAGCACCGATCGGCGGCCACCGACGACGCAGGTGAGCGACCCTGGACGCCGATGCGGGCGGCACTTCGGAGTGGTGCGGCGGACGAATGACGCGACATCCGAGAACTCCAAGGTCCGGAACCTGATCTTGGCTCAGCGTTTGTGCCCAAGTCCGAAGGATGTGTCATCCCGGAGGAGTGCCAGAGCGTCCAACCATCCCGCCGCGTTACCCACTCGTTACGTAGGGTCCGGCTGCGCTCAGCCGCATACAGCCCCCGAACTGGCCGTGCGGCCTCTGTCCGCTCCTACGGCGAACACGGCGGCCGCGGCTGGCCATGCCGGCCGCTGATCCACTTGGGGTCCGGTTCGAGTAGTACCACGGTGAAGGCAGACAGCACGGTGTGTCTGGGCCCAGTACCAGGCATGAATCAGCACGTCGTGGCGTCAACAGTGGTGGGAGAAGTCCGGGTGATCCGCCGCCCGCAGCCGCTCGGTGGCCGGCGTCAGGGGGTGATCACTGTCAGCCCTTCCGGCGCGGTCACGTTCACTGTTCCATCGGCTGTGACCGCGACGTCCAGCTGGCCTCCGCCGACTTGGAGTCCTGTCACGGTGAGCGGTGCGTACGCCGAGGCGAAGCCGGGCGTCACGGTGACTGTTCCGGCGGGGACGTCCGCGTGGAGGTCCAGGGCGGCCTGGAGCACGAGGACCGAGGATGCGGCAGCCCATGCCTGGGGTCGGCAGGATGCCGGGTAAGGGGCGGGGCGCGGACCGGCCTCGGTGCCGTGGCCTGCGAAGAGTTCGGGCAGGCGGGCGTCGAAGGCGGTCGAGGCGGTCAGCAGGCCCTGGGCCAGGGATGCGGCGGCATCCGGAAAGCCGGCCCTTATCAGGCCGTGCACGGCGATGGCGGTGTCGTGGGGCCAGATGGAACCGGTGTGGTAACCGTAGGGGTTGAAGCCGACCGAGTTGCTGCTCAGCGTGCGCAGGCCGTGGCCCGCGTCGAGGTCGGGGCCAGTGAGCCGGGCGGCCAGCAGTGCGCTTTCCTCCTCGTTGAGCAGTCCCGTGCCGAGGAGGTGGCCGAAGCCCGAAGTCACCGCGTCCGCCGGCCGGCCATCCCGGTCGAGGGCAACCGCCGGGTAGGGGCCGCTTTCGTCCTCCACCCAGAAATGCTTGCGGAACCGGTCGGCCAGCTGCTCGGCCCACTCCTCCCAATAGTCGGCACCCGGGCGGCCGAAGGCGCGCAGCAGCGATGCCCCGCCGCGTGCCGCCTCGTAGGCGTACGCCTGGACTTCGCACAGTGCGATCGGCGCCGCGGCGAGGCGGCCGTCGCGATGGCGGATGGAGTCGCCTGAGTCCTTCCAGCCCTGGTTGGACAGGCCGTGGGCGCTGTGGGCGCCGTACTTGAGGAAGCCATCGCTGCTCGCCTCCGCTTGATTGCGCATCCAGGCGAGCGCCGACTCGGCGTGCGGCAGCAGCAGTTCGACGTCCCTGGGAGGCAGGCCCCAGCGCCAGGCGTCGTGGAGGAGGGTGATCCACAGGGAGGTGGCGTCGACGGTGCCGTAGTACACGGGCGGGAGGAGGGAGTCGGCGAACTGGAGGGTGTCCCGGCGTACTTCGTGCAGGATCTTGCCTGGCTGTTCCTCGGTGGCCGGGTCGGTGACGGCACCCTGGCGGCGCGCGAGCGTGCGCAGAGTGCCGGCAGCGAGGGCGGTGCCGAGCGGGAGCAGCATACGGGCCGCCCAGAGCGAGTCGCGGCCGAAGAGGGTCAGAAACCAGGGGGCGCCGGCGGCCAGGAACTGGTCCGGCCGGTCCGGATCAGAGGACTGCGGGTCCGCGAGACGCAGGCGGTCCAGGTCGGCCAGTGACTGCTGAAGCCACCACTCAAGACGGCGGTCCGCACTGCGAACCGCGGGGACACGCCAGGGGAGTTGGTCACCGGGCGGGGCCGGGAACTGGTCGCCGTCCGCATAGGCCGCGGTGCAGTGCAGTGTCACGCTCCATGAAGCACCGGGCTGGAGATCGATGTCGTACGACAGCTGCCCCGCCGGCACCTGGAGTGCATCCGGGGCGGGCTCACTGGCCAACTGGACGCTGAAGTCGCCGCTGCTCCAGGACAGTCCGACACCGTCGGCGTCCGCGACCTGCGGCGCCACCGTCTCCAGGACCTGGCCGGACTTGACCTGCTCCATGGTGGCGAGGTCGGTGGCGGCGGTCACCGTCAGCCGGAGGTGGACGTGCTCGGTGCCCGCGTTGGTGACCTCGAAGATCTCCTCCAGCCGGCCGGCCACCGTGCGGCGAAGCCGACGCAGAGCGACCGCGGGGTCCGCCGTCACCTCACCGAGGCCCCGCAGGATCGCGCGGAAATCCGCCCGGTCCGCTCCCCGCAATCCGCCGTGGACCGGCGCCAGGGCGATGCCCTCCGCCGCGACCGTCAGCCGGGACAGGGCTCGGCGGTCGCCGTGGTAGAAGCCGTCCGCGCCCCCGCTGAGCTGCCCGCTTTCCTGTGAGATCACCAGGCTCGGCGCGCACAGCGTGACGACGGCGTCGTGCAGGAACGGCTGTAGTCCACCGACCGCGGAGACGGACTCCGTGACCGACCCGTTGGGGTCCTGAGTCTTGACAGTGATGTCCAAGGGAGTAGAACCTCTCAGTGTTTTAGCGTTCCAAGGACACTAAGCCAGTCGCCAGAGCTCTGACAACGGTTTTGGAACGCTAAAACTGAATCCAAACCTCATCTGCAAGCCGGAGAGCCGCATGCCTCGCTCCAGCAAGAATTCCTCGGCCAAGGGCGGCCCGGTGACCCTCGCTACGGTCGCCGCCCGGGCCGGGGTCTCTGCGCAGACCGTGTCGAACGCGATCAACTCGCCGGACATACTGCGGCCCGAGACCCTGGAGCGGGTCCGCCGCGCGATCGACGAAACGGGTTACCGCCCCAGCCGAGCCGCGCAGACACTACGCACCCGTTCCAGCAAGCTGATCGGCTACGGCATCCAGCCCAGCCCGCCTGGCGCCGGAGGCGCGGTCATGGACCGCTTCCTGCACGCCCTGTCGCAGGCCGTTGACGAGGCTGGGTACCGGATCCTATTGTTCGCCTCCCCGCCCGACGGCCCAAGCCTGAAGGGCTACGAGGAACTGCTGGCCCAGCACGAGGTCGACGGCTTCGTGCTCAGCGGCACCGACCGCAGCGACCCGCGCCAAGCATGGCTGACCAAGCGGGGCGTGCCGTTCGTCGGCTTCGGCCGGATGTGGTCGGGGCGCCAGGTCGGCGACTGGGTCGACGTCGACGGCGCCTCGGGCACGGATGCCGCCGTTGAGCACCTGGTCGCCCAGGGGCACCGCAAGATCGCCTTCCTGGGCTGGGAACGTGGTTCCTCCGGCGCCGGTGACGACCGCGCGGAGGGCTGGCTGCGAGCGATGAAGCGGCACGGGCTGCCGACCCGCGGGCGGCGCGGGCAGAGTGTGAACGACATCGACGCAGCCCGCGCCGCCGTGAAGCCGCTGCTGGACGGGGGCGCGACCGCGGTGATCGCGGCCAGCGACATGCTGGCCCTCGGCTGCTATCAGTCACTGCGCGAGCGCCGCATGCTGCCCGGCCGTGACGTGGCCGTCGTCGGCTTCGACGACTCACCGACCGCCGAGATCCTCTCCCCCGCCCTGACATCCGTCGCCCAGCCACTGGAGGAAGTGGGCCAGGAATGCGTACGGCTGCTGCTGGCACGGATCGCCACACCCGACGCACCGCCCGAGCGGATCCTGCTGCAACCGTCCCTGGTCATCCGCGACAGCAGCACGATCTCAACGTCCATCGCGGACGAGTAACCACCCCGGCCACCCGTCCCCTCGCCCCCAATCGCTCCGCCCTCCTCCACCCCCACATCCCTGGCGCACGCCGTCGTGTGCCCGGGCGGAGCCGCAAGTACCACCCGTAACCCTCGGAGGAAGCAATGCGCAACCGTACGGCCGTAGCGGCTCTCGTCACCTGTGCGGCCATGCTGGCCGCCACAGGCTGCTCGTCGAGTTTCGGCAGCGACGAGAAGACCACGCAGGACACCAGTGAAAAGCAGCACCTGACGGTGCTGATCGCCTCCTCGGGGGACGCGGAGACCAAGGCCGTCAAGGATGCGGCAGCAGCCTGGGCCGAGCAGTCCGGCAACACGGTGACCGTCGACGTCGCCAAGGACATCAACCAGCAGCTGGCCCAGTCGTTCGCCGGGCACAAGCCGCCGGACGCCTTCTACGTCAACTCCGACCAGTTCGCCAACTACGCCAAGGGCGGCTCCCTGTACGCCTACGGCGACCAGATCAAGGACGCGGACGACTTCTCCGCCCAACTGCGCGCCTCCTTCACCCACGACGGCAAGCTGGTCTGCCTGCCCAAGGACACCTCCACCCTCGCCCTGGCGATCAACGACGACCTGTGGAGGAAGGCCGGGCTGACCGCGAAGGACTACCCGACCACCTGGGCCGAACTCAAGACCGTCGCCGCCAAGCTGACCAAGGGCGACGTCACCGGGCTGGTCATCAACGGCGAGTACGCACGCGTCGGCGTCTTCATGAAACAGGCCGGCGGCTGGATAACCAACGCCGACCAGACGAAGATGACCGCCGACAGCACCCAGAACGCCCAGTCCCTCCACTACGTGCAGTCGCTGCTGAAGTCCGGCTCCCTGAAGTACGCCAACCAGGTCGACACCAACTGGGGCGGCGAGGCGCTCGGCAAGGGCAAGGCCGCCATGACCGTCGAGGGCAACTGGCTCACCGGCGGAATGAAGGCCGACTACCCGGACGTGAAGTACACGGCGGTCCCGCTGCCCGCCGGCCCGGCCGGTGAGGGCACGCTCGCCTTCAGCCAGTGCTGGGGCGTCGCCCAGGAAAGCGCCCACCGGGCAGCCGCCGTGGACCTGGTGAAGTACCTGACCACCGCGTCACAGCAGTTGAAGAACGCGGACGCCTTCGGCGTGATGCCCTCCCGCACCAGCGCCCTCGCCGAGTACGCGAAGAAGTACCCGTCCGCCAAGGCGTGGGCCGACGCCACCGCCCACGCGCAGGGCCCGGTGACCGTCGCGGGCTTCGACAAGGTCCTCACCCAGTTCAACACCGACCTCGCCGCGCTGAGCACCGGCGACCCGAAGAAGATCCTCGCCGACCTGCAACGCAACGGCGAACAGGCCCTCACGAAGGGCAACTGAGCCGCCATGCCTCCCCGCGACACCACCCGTACGGCAGCAGGCGGCACCCCCCGGACGGCCGACTCGCCGGGCATCCCTGACATGCCCGGCAAGCCCGGCCCTACCGCGGCGCCCCACGCCAAGCCCGCCCCGCGCGTGGGGCGCCGCGCCGAAGGAGCCTGGGGCTGGCTGTTCGTCAGCCCTATGGTGATCGTCCTCGGCCTGTTCCTCGTCCTGCCGACCCTGATGGCGCTGTGGGTGAGCCTGCTCAACTGGGACGGCCAGTCCAACCCCTTCAGCGGCCAGGCGGACTTCGTCGGCCTCGACAACTACCGGGCCCTGCTCACCCAGGACGGCCTCGACCGCACCCTCTTCGCGACATCGCTGCGCAACAACCTCTACTACGTGCTGCTGACCGTGCCGCTGCAGACGATCCTCGCGCTGACGCTGGCGCTCATCGTCAACCAGCGGATGCTGCACGGCCGTAGCGCCCTGCGCACCGCGTTCTTCTTCCCCTCAGTCACCAGCTCGATCGCCGTCTCCACAATCTTCCTGTTCCTGTTCCAGGGCAGCGGAGCCGTCAACACCGTGCTGTCCTGGATCGGAATCAAGGGCCCAAACTGGTTCAACGACTCCCGCGGCGTACTCTCCCTCCTCTTGGGCGGCCTCGGCATCGTCGACACCGACCACCCCTCGGGCGCCCTCGCCGACCACTCGTTCATGGGACTGTCCTGGTTCGAGTGGCTGTCCGGGCCGTCCGTGGCGATGTGCACGATCATCCTTCTCGCCGTGTGGACGACCTCCGGCACCTTCATGCTGATCTTCCTCGCCGCCCTCCAAGACATCCCACGCGAACTGGAGGAGGCCGCCGCCATCGAGGGCGTCAACCGCTTCCAACTGCTGCGGTACGTGACCCTGCCCGCGCTGCGGCCCGTGCTCTTCCTCGTCCTCACCCTCGGACTGATCGGCACGTGGCAGGTCTTCGATCAGGTCTACGTCATGAGCCAGGGCGCCCCCGGCAACACCACCCTCACCCCAGCATTCCTGTCGTACTCCTCCGCCTTCGGCGACGCCGACTTCGGGCAGGGCGCGGCCATCGCCTTCATCCTGCTCACGCTGATCCTGACCATGACCGCCGGACAACGCTTCCTGCTCCGGGAGCGCACCCCTCGCGCCCGGAGGAACCGATGAGCGCAAAGTCCGCGACCGCCCGGGCACAGGGCAAGCCCGTGCTCGGCCGCTTCCCCCTGTCCCTGCGCGCCCTTGGTTATACGGCGGTGGCCGCGCTCGGCCTGCTGTACATCGCGCCGTTCGTGATCCAGCTGGCCACCGGCTTCAAGACGGACCCCGACGCGGCGACCCACCCCCTCGGTCTGCTCCCCACCACCCCCACGACCGCCGCCTACCAGCGCCTGTTCGGACTCAGCCAAGCCGGCGACGGAGTCCCGTTCCTGCGCTGGCTCGGCAACTCCGCCTTCGTCGCCGTCGTCGTCACCGCCGGACGCGTGCTGTTCGACTCGATGGCCGGCTACGCCCTTGCTCGGCTGCGCTTCCGCGGCCGTACCGTGCTGTTCGGCTTCATCCTCGCCGTCATGGCGGTACCCGGAGTGGCGCTGCTGATCCCCAGGTTCCTGGTCCTCAACAGCTTCGGCCTCTTCGACACCTACACCGGCATGATCCTTCCGCTCATGGTGGACGCAGCCGGCATCTTCATCATGAAGCAGTTTTTCGAGTCGATCCCCCGAGAAGTGGAAGAGGCCGCCCGCGTCGACGGCGCCGACGTCTTGCGCACCTTCTGGTCGATCGTCCTGCCCATGGCCCGGCCCGCCCTGCTGACCCTGACCATCCTGTCGTTCCAGGGATCGTGGAACGAGTTCACCCACTTCCTCGTGGCCACCCAGTCCAGCCAGTACGAAACCCTCACCACCGGCCTCGCCCGGCTCGTCTCCGGCGGCCTGGGAGGCGGCACCCAATACCCCTTGAAACTGGCCGCAGCCCTGCTGGCCACCCTGCCCGTCGCCGCGCTGTTCTTCTGCTTCCAGCGCTACTTCGTCCAAGGCGCCAACGCCGGAGCCGTCAAGGAATAGCCCTCGGGCTCTCCTAGTAGTGCTTGGTCAGGTTCGTTGTGGTGTGGGTATGTTGCGGTGGCAGGTGGGGCAGGCGCCGGTCCAGGTGGCGAGGAGCGTCTGTAGTTCACGGACGACTTGGTAGAGGCTTAGACCTGCGCGGTGTCTTTTGGGTTTCGTGCCAGTCCTTGCAGGGTGCAGAAGGCGTGGGCGGCGGCGACGAGGGTGACGTGGTGGTGCCAGCCGTTCCAGGTGCGGCCTTCGAAGTGGGCCAGTCCCAGGGCCTGTTTCATCTCGCGGTAGTCGTGCTCGATGCGCCAGCGCAGCTTGGCCAGCCGCACCAACGTGGCCAGCGGCAGGCCGGAGGGCAGGTTGGAGAGCCAGAACTGCACAGGTTCGGGTTCGGTGGCGGGCCATTCGGCCAGCAGCCACCGTTCAGGCAGCTCAGGGCCATCGCCTGCCTGACGGACCCCGCGCCCGGCCGGTCGGATGCGCAGGGCCACGAACCGCGAGTGCATACGTTTGAAGCCGCTGACGCCTTTGCCCGGCCGGGAGCCTTCCCGCCAGGACACCGGTCGTGCGGCTGTCCGGCCGGCCGCGACAACCAGGTCTTTCATAGTCTGCGCCGGCTCGGGGTAGTGCATCTTGGGTGGCCGGCCGGTGCCCGCGTAGGCGGGCTGGACGGGCCGGGCATCGGCCGGATGAGCGGTGTGACGCGAGGAGATACCCACCGCATAGGGCAGGCTGCGTTCTTCCAGGCCGTGACGGAACGCGGCGGTATCGCCGTAGCCGGCGTCCGCGACGACCAGAGGGACATCGATGCCCCAGGACCGGGTCTCGTCGATCATGTCCAGGGCCAGTTGCCACTTCTCCACATGCCCCACCTGGGCGGGAATCCCGCAGCGGGTGCGGCGGGCGACCTTGTCCGGATCGGCTTCGGCGGAGCCGGGGTCCCAGGACGCGGGCAGGAACAGTCGCCAGTTCACCGCGGCCGAGGCATGATCGCGGGCCAGGTGCAGCGAGACGCCCACTTGGCAGTTGGTGACCTTGCCCGCGGTGCCGGTGTACTGCCGCGACACACACGCCGAGGCCTCCCCGTCCTTGAGGAAGCCGGTGTCGTCCACGATCAACGCCTCCGGGCCGATCACGTCGTGCATCCTCCAGGCCAGCCGGGCCCGAACATGAGCTGGATCCCACCGGCTGGTCGTCACAAAGTGGGCCAGTGCCTGCCGGTTGCCGTCCTCACCCAGACGGGCCGCCATCGGCTCCACCGACTTGCGCTTGCCGTCCAGCAGCAGTCCCCGTACATACGCCTGCCCCCAACGCCGCTGATCCGCACGGAAGAACCCGTCGAACAACTCCGCCGCGAAGGCCTCCAGGTCCTCCCGGACCGCAGCCATCTCCTCAGGTGTCACACCACCCCAACGACACCGCCCACCCCACGGACACGCCACTCACGAATGAAGATGACCAAGCCCTACTAGTGCCGTGCCGATGGCACCACTTGTGGCGAGCGCGGTGAGGGGGAAGCCAGGGCGGATCCGCCCGTCGTCTCGTTCCGGGAGACGAGCGTGACCCCGAGCGTGGGTGCGGCCAGCACCGCCGACAGAGCCGCGTCGGGTGGTCGGCGCGCCGGAATACCGGCTGGCCATTGCTTTTCCAACGGAGTGAACTGCGCAGGACCGTACTTCGCGTCATCCCTGAGAGCGCCGCCCGAGAGAACCGGGTGACGGTAGAACCGTCACCCGGCCCTCGGTGGATCAGGCTATGGGCTCAATCCAGATGTTGCGGAATCGGGGGTTCTCGCCCGGGTCGCCGTGATCCTGCAGGCGGATCGAGGCAGGCGATGGCCCTTCCTCGATGCTGCCGCCGGTGACCCCGTCGATGGCTACGTCCTTGTGGACCACTTCACCGTTCCACTTCACGGTCACCCGCGCGTCGTCGACCTTCTTGCCGTCACTGTTGTAACGCGCCGCACGGAACGTGATGTCGTACGTCTGCCATGTGCCCGGGGCAGTCGCCATGTTGCGGTCCGCCGCCCGCTTCGAATAGATGCCACCAGCCTCGTTGGACGTCAACGTGGTGTCACCGTAGGAGTCCAATACCTGAATCTCGTAGCGCTCCTGGAGGTACACACCGCTGTTACCGCGCTGCTGTCCGGTGACGTCCGACGGGTAGTTCGGCTCCAGCCACTCGGCGTGCAACTTGAAGTCGCCGAACTTCTGCTTGGTGCGGATGTCCCCGCCGGCGGACTCCATGGAGCCGTTGGCGATCGGCCATGTCGCCGCGCCACCAGTTGTCTTCTCCCATGCGTCCAAGTTCCCGCCGTTGAACAAGTCGATCCGCTGCGCCTTGGCCACGGTGAGGTGATCGAGATTGACGTGTCCGCTGTCGTCGCCGTCCCTCTTGTAGGTGATGGTGTTCGCGCCCGCCTTGAGGTCCAGCGCTTCCACCTGTGTGGCCCACTTATCCCAGGAACCGGTGTCGGCGAGCCGTACCTGCTTCGCCTTGGTGCCGTTCACGTAGACGCTTATCGTCTTGGTCCCGGTGAAAGGGTGCGGACCGTTCGAGTAGCGGAGACCGACGTTGTACGTGCCGGCCGACTCGGCGTTCACGGTGAACTGCGTGCTCGCCCCCGCGGTCCCGTAGCCGGCCACGAAGCCGTTGCCCGTGTAGCCCTGGTGGTCCCGCATCTCCGCCGCGCCACCGCTGAGTTGCGCGCTCTCGGCTTCGTACCTGGGATCCGTACCTGAACCGTTCGGGGTCGCGTTGAGCGTGTACCAGGCTTCGGTGCTCCACAGCGACTTCCCGGACTCGGAGCTGAACGGACGCGGCGAACGAACGTGCACGACGTGTCCCGGCTTGAGATCCGCGATCTTGACCGTCACCTTCTTACGGTCTACAGACAGCGTCGCAGAATCGACCGAAAGCGACTTTTCGTCAACCTTCGGCCCCCCGTAGCCCGCGGTCGGCTCGTACCGCCACTGCTTCACCTTGTACTTGTCCTTCAGCGCGTTCGCGGTCTCGGCGGACAACGGTTGGGTGTACTCGAACTCGAACCCGCCGTCCACCGCGCGCATCGCCTTGATGTCGAAGGCGTTGTTCCCATTGGGCGTCAGCTTCTGCAGACCGTGGTTGAGCTTGCCCTCCTGGCCCCAGTTGCCGCCGCCACCTATGCCGCCCGCGTAGATGGCACCGTCCGGGCCGACGCTGATCCGGTTGACACCGGCCTCAAGCCCTTGCGTGAAACGGAACACTGCGCCCTGGTACTCACCGTTGACCTTCTCCAGGAACGCCCGCTGGATGCCGCCGTAGGTCACGTCACCGATCAGCATCTGACCGGCGAACGGGCCCTCCTTCAGGTGGATCGGGTTGCTCGGTGAGTTCCCGATCTCGTTCTGCGGCAGCCACAGCACCGGCTGCGTCACCGGCTTGTCGTCGAACGGGCCTGCGGGATTGGTGTAGTGGTTGAAGAACCGTCCCGGCTTGATGTGCACCAGCTTCGACGCGGGCAGCCAACCGCCCTGGTTGTCGGTGGCGAAGATCCCGTCCTCCGGCCCCCAGCCGATTCCGTTGGGGGTGCGCAGACCGCCTGCGAGGGTTTCCACCTTGCCGGTCGCCTTGTTCACCTTGATGGTGGTGCCCCGGTTCTGCGCCGGCTGAGGGTCGGTGGTGGCGCCGCCAAAGTTGATGGCCACGGACTTGTTGAGATAGAAGTCCCCGTCCTTGTACAGCAGCCCGAACGCGAACTCGTGGAAGTTTCCGCTGAACGGCCAGGTGGCCACGGTCCGAAGGTCGTCGGCGACCTCGTCGCCGTTGGTGTCGTTCAGCTCCACCAGCCGGGACTTCTCCGCCACGTAGAGCTTGCCGTCCACGTACTTGATGCCCATGGGCTCCTGCAAGCCGGAGGCTATCTTCTTGGTCGTCACCTGATCCGGCGATGTGGTGCCGGTGACGTGGTCCAGAAGGTAGACCTCGCCGAGCTTCTTCTCCGAGCCGCCCCATGTAGTGATGGCGAGTCGGCCGTCCGGCAGCCAGTCCATCCCGCCGACCTGCGGCTCGAACCCCGAGGGTCGCAGGTTGGTGAGCTTGTAGTCAGGGTGCACCGCATTCAGCGGCATACCGTCGCCGGGCTCGTCGCTCCCGCCGACGCACTCTTTGCGGCCTGGTGCGGTCACGCGCACCACGCCCTTGTCGGTGCTCAGAACCGACTGCGGTACGAGCTCGAACTGTGATGATCCCGGCTTCCGCCACTCCAGCCTGAGCCGCTGTTCGGACAAGTGGTCGAAGTGGTCAATGCGCAGGGAGTGGTAGCCGGCGGCGAGCTCGATCGAGCCGTCCTTCGATGTCGGGGCGTGGCGGCCGTCGTTCTCGATGACCATCTTGTCCCCGATGGTCAGCCGAGCACCGTCGTCGCTGGTGAGCCGGAACGTGTGGGATCCCGCCGTGGTGATGTTGATGTTGGCGATGACCTGGGTGACGAACTTGTCGGTCAGTCCGAAGTCGGC from Streptomyces davaonensis JCM 4913 encodes the following:
- a CDS encoding carbohydrate ABC transporter permease; the protein is MSAKSATARAQGKPVLGRFPLSLRALGYTAVAALGLLYIAPFVIQLATGFKTDPDAATHPLGLLPTTPTTAAYQRLFGLSQAGDGVPFLRWLGNSAFVAVVVTAGRVLFDSMAGYALARLRFRGRTVLFGFILAVMAVPGVALLIPRFLVLNSFGLFDTYTGMILPLMVDAAGIFIMKQFFESIPREVEEAARVDGADVLRTFWSIVLPMARPALLTLTILSFQGSWNEFTHFLVATQSSQYETLTTGLARLVSGGLGGGTQYPLKLAAALLATLPVAALFFCFQRYFVQGANAGAVKE
- a CDS encoding IS701 family transposase; the encoded protein is MAAVREDLEAFAAELFDGFFRADQRRWGQAYVRGLLLDGKRKSVEPMAARLGEDGNRQALAHFVTTSRWDPAHVRARLAWRMHDVIGPEALIVDDTGFLKDGEASACVSRQYTGTAGKVTNCQVGVSLHLARDHASAAVNWRLFLPASWDPGSAEADPDKVARRTRCGIPAQVGHVEKWQLALDMIDETRSWGIDVPLVVADAGYGDTAAFRHGLEERSLPYAVGISSRHTAHPADARPVQPAYAGTGRPPKMHYPEPAQTMKDLVVAAGRTAARPVSWREGSRPGKGVSGFKRMHSRFVALRIRPAGRGVRQAGDGPELPERWLLAEWPATEPEPVQFWLSNLPSGLPLATLVRLAKLRWRIEHDYREMKQALGLAHFEGRTWNGWHHHVTLVAAAHAFCTLQGLARNPKDTAQV
- a CDS encoding carbohydrate ABC transporter permease — protein: MPPRDTTRTAAGGTPRTADSPGIPDMPGKPGPTAAPHAKPAPRVGRRAEGAWGWLFVSPMVIVLGLFLVLPTLMALWVSLLNWDGQSNPFSGQADFVGLDNYRALLTQDGLDRTLFATSLRNNLYYVLLTVPLQTILALTLALIVNQRMLHGRSALRTAFFFPSVTSSIAVSTIFLFLFQGSGAVNTVLSWIGIKGPNWFNDSRGVLSLLLGGLGIVDTDHPSGALADHSFMGLSWFEWLSGPSVAMCTIILLAVWTTSGTFMLIFLAALQDIPRELEEAAAIEGVNRFQLLRYVTLPALRPVLFLVLTLGLIGTWQVFDQVYVMSQGAPGNTTLTPAFLSYSSAFGDADFGQGAAIAFILLTLILTMTAGQRFLLRERTPRARRNR
- a CDS encoding sugar ABC transporter substrate-binding protein, with the protein product MRNRTAVAALVTCAAMLAATGCSSSFGSDEKTTQDTSEKQHLTVLIASSGDAETKAVKDAAAAWAEQSGNTVTVDVAKDINQQLAQSFAGHKPPDAFYVNSDQFANYAKGGSLYAYGDQIKDADDFSAQLRASFTHDGKLVCLPKDTSTLALAINDDLWRKAGLTAKDYPTTWAELKTVAAKLTKGDVTGLVINGEYARVGVFMKQAGGWITNADQTKMTADSTQNAQSLHYVQSLLKSGSLKYANQVDTNWGGEALGKGKAAMTVEGNWLTGGMKADYPDVKYTAVPLPAGPAGEGTLAFSQCWGVAQESAHRAAAVDLVKYLTTASQQLKNADAFGVMPSRTSALAEYAKKYPSAKAWADATAHAQGPVTVAGFDKVLTQFNTDLAALSTGDPKKILADLQRNGEQALTKGN